One genomic region from Balaenoptera musculus isolate JJ_BM4_2016_0621 chromosome X, mBalMus1.pri.v3, whole genome shotgun sequence encodes:
- the LOC118888974 gene encoding 40S ribosomal protein S21-like, with amino-acid sequence MQNDDFVDLYAPHNRIIGSKDHASIQTNLAKVDKVTARFNGQFKTYSICRAIHRMGESEDSILQLAKADGISQRTSEWRGSQMWNIFHK; translated from the coding sequence ATGCAAAACGACGATTTCGTGGACCTGTACGCACCGCACAACCGCATCATCGGCTCCAAGGACCATGCGTCCATCCAGACAAATTTGGCCAAGGTTGACAAGGTGACAGCCAGGTTCAACGGCCAGTTTAAAACCTACTCTATCTGCAGGGCCATTCACAGGATGGGTGAGTCAGAAGACTCCATTCTCCAACTGGCCAAGGCCGACGGCATCTCTCAAAGAACTTCTGAATGGAGAGGATCACAGATgtggaatatttttcataaataa